In Saccharolobus solfataricus, a genomic segment contains:
- a CDS encoding cation transporter, whose amino-acid sequence MISGKVLRRVSIIFLFSSISLIPIFLSELIAGILFKSYVLMADSYHTLIDFLMSFIFYFTLIKINTRSKRFPWGLYNLESLVVLTASIFIVYLSTNLILSMFDNAITLSISPWYSIILFVSSIYSLTLFLIERRYVEIQIVKNDMIHSLLDGVTEVVSGVTLILQNTVLMDTVTLLILAFTLSDVVREIKDSIVSILGASIDSPMKFQLINELRSKNIPIINLYLKKCGSFYAVYTYIGLPKDISLEKAYKIKRKTKRIIKKYDNIAYVDVILVPLTEIKKKKILEQVNVLYSR is encoded by the coding sequence TTGATTTCAGGTAAAGTCCTAAGGAGAGTATCAATAATTTTTCTTTTCAGTAGTATTTCTTTAATTCCAATATTTCTGTCAGAATTAATTGCTGGAATACTATTTAAATCATATGTGTTAATGGCAGATTCTTATCATACATTAATAGACTTTTTAATGTCATTTATTTTTTATTTCACATTAATAAAGATAAATACTAGATCTAAAAGATTTCCTTGGGGACTCTATAATCTTGAAAGTCTTGTAGTCTTGACCGCGTCCATATTTATCGTATATTTATCAACAAATCTAATACTCAGTATGTTTGACAATGCTATAACTTTATCTATTTCCCCTTGGTATTCAATTATATTATTCGTAAGCAGTATTTATTCGCTAACGCTATTCTTAATAGAGAGGAGATACGTAGAGATTCAGATAGTAAAAAACGATATGATTCACTCCTTATTGGATGGTGTAACTGAAGTAGTCTCAGGTGTAACTTTAATCTTACAAAATACAGTTTTAATGGACACAGTAACACTACTAATACTTGCATTTACCTTAAGCGACGTAGTTAGGGAAATTAAGGATTCAATTGTCTCGATACTAGGTGCCTCAATTGACTCTCCGATGAAGTTTCAATTAATTAATGAACTTAGGTCAAAGAATATACCTATAATTAACCTTTATTTAAAAAAATGTGGATCTTTCTACGCAGTATATACTTATATAGGTCTACCTAAAGATATAAGTTTAGAAAAAGCGTACAAGATTAAGAGAAAAACGAAAAGGATAATTAAGAAATATGATAATATAGCTTACGTTGACGTAATACTCGTACCTCTAACTGAGATTAAGAAAAAGAAAATATTAGAGCAAGTCAATGTTCTTTACTCTAGGTAA